In Cryptomeria japonica chromosome 10, Sugi_1.0, whole genome shotgun sequence, a genomic segment contains:
- the LOC131855750 gene encoding protein MAIN-LIKE 1-like has translation MGGMENIGVLYCRQSRPSGLDLRDHLLDEDVAHIRHLGLYHVLHLREITTNRALITALVERWHFETCTFHLPTSEASITLEDVWRILHIPIHGDRVVYDHDDGIAGLCALFECDEQDL, from the exons ATGGGCGGTATG gagaatattggagtgctaTATTGTCGACAGAGTAGACCCAGTGGCCTCGATCTTCGGGATCACTTACTTGATGAGGATGTTGCTCATATCCGTCATCTAGGTTTATATCATGTGTTACATCTACGAGAGATTACGACCAACAGGGCCTTGATTACCGCGTTAGTTGAGCGGTGGCATTTTGagacatgtacattccatcttcctACTAGTGAGGCGTCCATTACATTAGAGGATGTCTGGCGGATTCTCCATATTCCCATTCATGGAGACAGAGTCGTATATGATCATGATGATGGCATCGCAGGactgtgtgccctttttgagtgtgacGAGCAGGACTTATAG